Genomic window (Magnolia sinica isolate HGM2019 chromosome 6, MsV1, whole genome shotgun sequence):
TAGTTGTGGTTATATGCTTTGATAAGGCTGCCCGAGTCCTGTTTGGCTGTTCCGCTGACGAGTTTTTTGACTTTGAGAAAGTGAACCCATTTGCAGGtattcttgaattttcctttggCTCTTCTTTCAGTGGTAAGTGATTAAACTATTGATTTGATGGATCCCAAGGGTTAGGGGCGTGGTGGATCCAAAGTATCTGCCCATCAGTTCAATAGCCTATATATCATCAATTGGTGTGTTAGGATTGTTGCATTAATTTTGGATTGTGGTTGGTGGTCATCGTTCACAATCTTCTGCAAGAGTGTCATGAAAAGCTGAATGCACGTTCTTTAGATTTGATGTTTACTTGATATGCTGTTCCTTGAGTTATTGCTTGATACTGACGTTGGATTTTGTGGCTGTGTATGGATGTACATGtgattgaattgcaaacattttGTTTacagtgtgtttggttgcaccaaacgcACCCtacaaaaagggggaaaaacaTTATTTGGTCCTTATACAATCAAAGagattgattaataatgaaatttcatgaaatattatGATATCTGGTGCTACCAAATACACCCTTAATCAAAGAGGAGATGGCAGATATTAATGATGTCTTCTGGTATACATAacgaggaagtagccctcaaattgcaggtGCTCTCTTTCAAATCTAAGTCACTATAATTGCAATTCGAGCCCAGACCTTCAGTATGGGTGAGAAGGAAGGAAAtctgcaatttggtcatttccacttcatGAAACTGATAATTGCAGCTTAATCCAGTGGCGCTTTCATTTGGATTTGAAACCTTATTTTGACTGATTAAAATCATTTGAATTCATTTTTACAGCACTGAATGCTGGTAAAATTCTGGAGGGAGAAATGTTTCAGATGAAGCTATGCGAACCGAAGAATGGCAATGCGCAACATCTCCGAGCTGTTTCGGTTGTTCCCTTGCGCTCTGGTTTCCGTCCTGTGATTGACACTTTGAGGAAACTATACAGAGTCGGGCATTCGTCCCATCAAGTTCCACAGTCTCGTTCACATTCACCATTTCAGACATCTTAGCATGGATTCATGGTCCTGTTGTGTATAACATGCTCTCCGGATTTGATCTATCCTGGTCTAAAGGTCAGCCGTCCGGTTTAATATATGTCATCGTTATTGTGTTGCAAAGCCtatcatgcattcatttctagcCAGCAGACAGTACATCTGTTGAGAATGCCATTGCTGACTCACATATTTCTCATTCTTAGATCCTGTCTGGGTGCCACTTAGAAATGAGTGCATCTCATTTAGTTAATCACaatcatgtattagagatcatatttctttttgttgGGGTGAGTTTGGTTGCACTGAATATCATGAGATTCCCAAGCAaatgattaaaaataatctttGTACCCAACAATCATGATTGCTAATACAACATATgatttaactaaaatgagatgacttcatttttaagtaacATACAAACCCTTCAATAACTGGAGTTTTGCTAGCCCCACATGCAACTCTGAGTGGCGAACATGCCAACTTGACACATATGttttgagcttattttagaaGTGCCATAGGTGGGTCCTTCTAAAAACAATGAAACATGCGCGTTACATCcgacgcaaaaaaaaaaaaaaagagccttaGTTAGGTCCAAAATTTACTGGGATAAAATCAAGCCTTttaactcatcaggtggaccccatgttttatgaaaaaatggatggtttacAGAAGCTTGCCAACCAAGTGCACTGGCCTGAGTTTCTGACCAGGATCATCTTCATGGTGAGGTGTAGAACTGTGTGTGGAGAGCTGCATGTGGGCCCAACATTTTCTTGATAAATGTTGTAATCTTAGTACATGTATCTTAGAAAATGTTTTAGTTATGTTACCCTCAATCAGCTTAGGGTGGGCTGAATGATTTGAAATGcaaagagagaggaagggaaaggTCAGCAACAAGAAGAACCAATGGTCTAATGGAAGTTTGGAAACTTGCTGACGAGTCATCTTGAGTCGTCAATATTTTGTGCTAAGccacccccttttttttttttttgaagacacagggtgtccccacctcttttttgaagtgagactaatccctgcggatacatgcaatcacccacaaccatgtgtatcgggtaaagccatcCCTTTTGTAGGGGAGGGAGGGAGACTGTAGGGCTGCCAAGGGATTGGGTTGGCCTGTTGGGCTCATGCTGTGTATGAAGGCCCGTCTACCTGGCCCATTTGGTTTCCAGGGGTATTATTTGAAAGTTCcgactcttctttttttttcaatgtattttttgaaatatttaataGTTCTAGATTAGACAACTTAATAGCAACTAACATTCTCCTACATGACTATTGCTGTTTCAATTTCAACAGCAATTAAAATTCTCCTAGATGACTATTCTAATTCCAGAGGTGGTAaataggggggagagagagagagagagagagagagtcctgaTCTAAATAAtgtttttatttataatattaaatctcgagtcgagtttttgggttttttaacTATGTATTGACTTCAGTTGCAGACGGTTCCTTGGACTATAGGGAGATAAGCATTTGAGGAAAAGAAAAGTGAGGCCTTTGGAAGGAACTTGCTGCTTATTTGTATATGTTGTACAAACAGCATAACTGCCCCTCTTAGTTCACTTAAAATATGGAGGTATGACAATTATGGGAAAGAGAGCAAGAacagaagaaaaaagagaacTTTATATTCTagtagtgtgatggatgataagcaagcacttagaaattacttagaaattgcatggatggcatgtaagcaaTTCAAATTAAAGTTTCCAAATTATTGACAATTACAGGAAAGAGAGCAAGAacagaagaaaaaagagaattttatATTCTGgttagtgtgatggatgataagcaagtacttaaaaattacttagaaattgcatggaTGGCATGTTAGCAATTCAAATTAAagttttcaaattattgacaattACAGGAAAGAGAGcaagaacagaaaaaaaaaaaaaaaagaacttcatATTCTGgtagtatgatggatgataagaaagcacttagaaattacttcgAAAATtcatggatggcatgtaagcaaTTCAAATTAAAGTTTCCAAATTATTGGTCCCTATTTAGATATATTGTGGTCCAAAAATTAGGTTATTTGATTATTCgattattggattggtggacatgtaTTGGATGGTTGATAATGAAAAATACCCACAAAtcctctttcaaaaaaaaaattaaaaattaaaaatcaaaggtcaggattgttcaaccaatctgattttggtacCATGACTAAGTGACATTGTGCTCCAAAATTACATTGCTTTAATTTGTTAAAGATGCCACTCGTACGGAGTGCTTCATTATCAACCATAATGCTCTGCTTAAGTATCAGATAACTCCCAATAGAAAAATGGACCCttcccttagggcgtgtttggactcACGTATGGTATTGTTTTGCACTGTAAATGTGTACAGACACGGAAATCCTTTCACTGTAGCACAGTGTACATCTTGAACGTCGTGAACTATCACACTGTTTGTTTTTTACCCGAATTCAGATACGTATTAATTGCGGAATTCATTGTCGCCGTTTGGGAACAGAGTCCTCATCGGGCCAAAGATGTGTAATTGCGGagtacaatacacacacacacacacacacacacctggcGTCTTTGTCCATATGAGGTCCACGTTGTatctgggacccaccattatatgCGTGCGGGGATTGCAACCTTGAACGATCTCACGTGGCATGGTGCACGTGCCATTTCTAACCCAAAGAGAAGTAACACACGcatgatatccaatcactgtcaattttgtggtgtggtccacctctgaTTTATAACCCTCACAGGAGGTTTTCaacgatggatatccaatcagtggtgtggtccacctctgaTTTATATCATGATCTAGACCAATACCCGTAGTAACTGTACATTTAAAGAACTTATGATCAGTGTTGGGGTCCACACACTGGAGGGTTCATTTCTTCTGGGacataaaaacagaaataaattaaatatttaaaaagtgTTTCATGCAACTCAGTCTTACAAGATAACCAAAATCAAGTCCAAAACAAAGTAACAGTTCTAGAACTGTCAAGCAGGGACAGACATCTCCTTCAATCACAGAAAATGCTTCTATCAGCAGGCCTATTACGTTTTAAACCCTCCCTATGAGATGAGGTTTGAAACAATCCATCTGACCACCATATATATTATCAGCTCCCCTATCAGAACTTTAAATATAGGGAAACTATCAGCCGAAGAATGGTCATCTCCTTTCACATCCGGAACGGCAGCGTTGGAGAAATGCGACCCATCAAACCGATCTTCGTCTATAGCCGGAGCATGAGTTCGTGAAGATTCATCCTCGCGTCTCCTAAAAGGTCCCTCATTACGGCAATTATGCCTTGTGGCCTACAATAAatttgaacaaaaaattatgagAGAAGAAAAAACAATCTGCTAAAGAAGATCAAATGAGTGATTTCAGTTACAAAAAGTTAACAGGACAAAGAAACCACTGATGGTTCGCCTATCCAGAATTAGCAAGTATATGAAATACCTCAAAGTTCAGCCAAGCTGTTGCGGCCTCCTCGAACCATTTGTACGACTGATGTCTACATTCTGAATATCGATCCACCTGCGCTTTTGCATTCTCCCATTTCTCATAAACACCCGGAACTCTTCCCACAAAAACCACATAATATTTCTTTATAATTTCCTGTCAAAAATAAGGGCTATTAATATCGTCAAAGCTTCATTGAAGATAACTGAAGTAGTTTATATAAACAGATCAGTATCCTAAAAGATGTTTGATAAAATTAGTATTCGGGTGATGTTTCATAGCAGTAGTCATGGAAAATTTCTTAAAAGTTATGCATTTGTAGTCTCACCTCAACAATTCACACTCATACAATAAGTCAATATTCGAATTCCATGTCAATATACAATCTAATATTTTGCTGCTGTGGTAGGATTTATAGGTACCCTGCTTACTGATATAAAATGTCTACAAGTTCAATAATCAAAAGAGGGCATTGTTATCGTCCACAATATCATAAGAGACAAACAACAGTTATCATCAGAAACAGTGTCTTTTAAACAAGCATAGCACCCTAGATTGAAACAAGCAGAGCATCTCAGAGCAATCAAATAACCACAACAATGTAGACATCACAAATGCAGTTTATGCATTCATTCAGAGGCAAATTCCCATGTTGTACCTGCAGTGATGAGCAAAATACCAATCCTGTTATGAGTTAGATAATAGAAAAAACTAGTAATCGATATAGATATATGGATGATGGTCCGACCATCATTAACAAAAGTTTCTTGCAAGTCCAACGAGCAGAGTGTTGGATGCTCATCCAGCACCTAAATATCCAGCAGCAATCCACTTCATAATATAAACCAAACAGTcatgagaagaaaaagaaaaaagaaaaagaagtgttTAGTTGTTTATAATTCCGATTTCAGCCAAGCAGATCAGTATTAGACAGGCGGATTGTGGTCTAAGAGCTTCTGGACCCACTCCTTGCGCCTCTCATGTCCCATTTTGATGAAAAAAACCTGCACTGACAATATCTTGTTGCATCAACCTAGCAGCGCGGACCTGATCTTCGTGGCTCAGACCATCAACCTCCTCTAGTATGTCCAACAACTTCTGTACCTAGGTCATACTTTTGCCTTGTGCCATTATTATGGTAAGGGTCTTGACGACCTCTGTTATTTCCCACATTCTATCACCTATGTGATCACTTGGCCTTCCCCTTTTCCTCGGGATATGCCTGTAGCGGTGCTTTGGATATTTCTAGACCCATGGGAGGTCTCCATAGGCCCTTTGTGGACCCTCTTTGACCGTTTTTGTGATCCGTCATTGAGATGAAATGGCGCACCACTTACATGTTCATCATCCTCATATGAAAACAGGCGAACCGTTTCAGTTCCATTGTCATCATAATCGAGTTCATCTCTACCGCGGCGTTTGCCAAAAAGAGGAGATGAGTACGTTGTGCTGGCAAATGCGCCATGATCACAATCATTACAAAACATATATGTCAAATCATTGTAGCGGTCGATGTGTTTGCCACGCACTCTCTTAGCGTATGGATGAGACTGCAAAACAATCATATATGAATATAAGCATGTCTGAAGATAAATCAAGAAATATACATAGTAAAAATTGCATGAAAAAGACGTATTAAAGGGCTTTTCGGTTGACAGTAATGATCTCGTTACTTACCAAAATATAACCCTCCCAAACATCATCTGTTGTCATAACCATTTTCAAGTTCGCGTCCCATCCGAAACCGCTGGCATTTAGCATATCCCTAACTGCCCAATATAATTTTTTCAAAGTTCGCAGATGGTTGGAAATATGCTTATTCTCTAACTTCACCCCACATCGGTTGAATATTTCAGTGATGCTTGCCTTATAGGCTTCAGGCTTAAAACCAATATCACTCTTACGACCCAGATTGACTTGCTCAACTAATGCATCAACCAATGCATTATCCATCAGATCGCTCTATTGAATGCGCGTTGTTTTCTTACTTTCTCTGGTTATTCCAGTACGTGCAGTCGGAGACCTGGATGACGGAGCTTTCTGAAGTATTAGCGAGCTTGTCTTTGTCGGAGTACCGAAGATTTTACTAGTTGATGCAACAATCTTCTTGGGGGAAACTGTACATTTGGAGGGTGAGGAAGTGTCATTCTTGTCTTTCCCCACTTTGTACGAGCTTCGAAGGAAATTCATATTGGTCTAGGCTGCAGTAACAGTCAATGGAAATACAATCTCATGATCCAAATTAAAAAACGTAAATTACATGTTTAAacagatccaagagaataatatGCGTGCGTACTGAAATAATATTGTAAAAAGTCGTCACATATTGTAGAATCCATATAAAGAGTTTGAAATTGTAATGAAAGAAACACCCCAACAGCACACACTAAAGAACAATTTGTCCAAAAATACAGTACTGTTGTTACAATAACAGCTAAAAACAGTTACTTAAAAGAAAGGAAATCAATGACGTTGTCATGTTCGAGGAAGGCTGTCATTCCACATCCTCTCCGCAATATCATCCCCCTTTTTTGTCCATTCATCTCTCGCGCGATCTGTCACAGTAGACGTTGCGCGCTCCTCCTTTGCAAGAGATACGTCTATCGGGGATGGCGAATTTTCCTCCATACTATCTCCAATATTGTCCACTGTTTCCGAAAATCCATCTTCACCACTAACACAAATGAAGTTGTGCATAACACAGCAAGTTATAACAATTTTTACTTGCGTTTTAAATTTGAATTGTAGTGTTATGCGCAGTATAGGAAATCGTCCTTCTAAAAGTCGGAAACATCATTCAATTACATTTCGTAATTGAGCATGATGATAATTAAAAAGTTCTTTCTTATTAACAGGCTTCCTCccagtacaaaattcattcaaatgaTATCGTACACCTCGATAAGGTGTCATAATCCTGGAGAATGGGCATATCCCGCatcgacaacataatattttcctacaaaaGCAATATTTACATATTAAGCAGTAGGCAAATTGGATGCAACATATTTATATAAAACATGCAACAGATATTCTTTACCAGGAGGCACTAGGAAACAATCAGGGCGACGAGTTAATGCATTTTGCAAAACATGAGCATCGGATGCAGAACCATCCCAACCCGCTAGCacatatacgaatttcatatCGAAAGTACAGGCTGCCAATACATTCTGGGACAAGAAACCTTTtcgattttgaaagattacacTTACTTCTTTCAGCAAATAAGCCGGTATGTGGGTGTCATCAAGTGCCTCAATGCAGTCCTACAAGAAACATTAAGGTGacttttaggtttatattatatAAACAACAATTTACATGTATTATCATTGCATATTTTCGTATTGTCTTACCTGAAAATAAGGGCTCCGCATTGGATTATCAGATATCTCTTTCGGTGTATGCAAACCTGAAAACTTTACGTATTCCGAATAGAGGCCTATTACAGCATCAAGAACTCTATTGAAATGTCGACTCACGATTTCGCCAGACCGTGCGAATCGATTACCGATGACACGGTTTCGCACATTGTGGCTAATAGTATGAAGGAACATGACGACTTGTTCCTCTAAACTGCATCTCCTTGTGTCAGACAACAAATTCCTATCTTTTAACAAAGTACTTATCACGATCCATTCTTAGCCGTGCAAGATAGTCTATGTCGCTCTTCTTTATGATTCCATTTATAAATCTATTTCTACTTATATGACAATCTGGAAGCAACGACTTCATACAGTAACGACGATAATATTCAGCAGCCCACATAACACATGCAGAGGCTGCAATTGCGGTTAATGCTGCTGCAATTTCTGTTTCATTCCAATCACTATTGGAGGAGTCTGCCCGGCTAGAGTCCTCACTGTGAGACCCCATGAGTGAAATGAGTTCTGACCTGTAACTTTTTCAAGTTACCCTGTTTTTAATAATTTAGATAACAGAAAAAATCTTAAATTTACAGCAATGCCAAAATACTGTTTATAATAATATTCTTATAAGAAGTCTACAAATAATGTATCTGTTACACAATATACATTTCATTGAAGATAATAATAATCATTCATGGATCAAACATAACAGAAATTAATTTGTATGCTAGTTTATTCAAAATATTAAACAATAATTGTGCAACGAACATAAGTAATGCAATAATTACAGACAAAATTCAATTTCTCATAGCTACGTCATGTTTAGCATAAAATGACTAGTATACCATGCACCTGTTAACAGTTTCAAATAAAAAGTACTGATAACTTTGAAGGTCAGCACTCTTGGAAGACTGGACTGTAGTAAAAGGCTACAATTAGTCCTGTTTGAAATATAGATTTCACGGTGCTATATGGAAGTGAACACAGTATTCCTGGAGAAACGTCTAAACACATGATGTGAGTATTCACTTGAAAATACACGAACATATTACAAACTTCATTCGCGTTGAGATTGGAATATTACCTCCACCGTCCAACAGTGAAGGTAATATGAAAAATAGTGATGATCCTATACAAATCTCATTTGTGTTGAGATTAAAAGATTACCTCCACTGTCCTTCAGCACCTGCAATATAGGGGAAACCCCAACAATATTTCATAGACAAACGGAAGCTGGTTCTTCATCCGGTGACGaaaattttcttatatatttattTTCGATATCGTTTTGACTGCTAGAGAAGATCATAAAAACAAGTCACATTGACAAGCACAAGTCATATCACAAGTATCTGGAGGTGTATCCATTTATGGGATTTTCTCCAAGATCGCAGTAATGTCACGGTGGTACAACAGATTGTAAAAGCAATTACGGATGTACAGCATTACCCGCCCGCATCGTAGAGGGAGAGGAAATCTTTGTCTAACACCCATAGACTGCAAGTCTTGGGATCATCTCGTGGTGAACACGGAGATGAGGAAGACCAACATGCAAGTGATAAGATCCATCACACGGCGTTTTTAAATCCTCTCCTCCACAAAAACACAATGACATTCCATTACATGCATAGGGTTTTATTTTTACCTTTGCCCAATACCTAGATACCACTGAATCTGTGAAATGATTGATGTAGCAGTTGGAACCGGGATGGAATCAGAGCAAGTTCACTGGAACTCGCCGATCTAACGATCCTTAGATGAGCACATAACAACAGCACACACCAAAGAGGACCACACGTAACCATCCATGACGAGGTTCTTCAAGATTTGCTATGATATTCTCAGCCAAACAGATCAGTGAGGAAGAAGGGAATGGATGCGGGAGGGATAATATGCGCCCGATGGAGTACATGCGCCTTAATTTGATATTTTGCTGCTGTGGTAAGATTTATAGGTACCCTACTTACTGATATATAATGTCTACAAGTTCAATAATCAAAAGAGGGCATTGTTATCGTCCATGATATCATAAGAGACAAACTGCAGTTATCATTAGAAACACAGTCTTTTAAACAGGCATAGCACCCTGGATTGAAACAAGCAGAGCATCTCAGAGCAATCAAATAACCACAACAATGTAGACATCACAAATGCAGTTTATGCATTCATTCATAGGCAAATTCCCATGTTGTACCTGCATTGATGAGCAAAATACAATCCTGTTATGAGTTAGATAATAGAAAAAACTAGTAATcgatataaatatataaatgatGGTTCGACCATCATTAACAAAAGTTTCCTACAAGTCCAACGAGCAGAGTGTTGGATGCTCATCCAGCACCCAAATATCCAGCAGCAATCCACTTCATAATATAAACCAAACAgtcatgaaaagaaaaaaaaactgtttaGTTGTTTATAATTCCAATTCCAGCCAAGCAGATCAGTATCAGACAGGCGGATTGTGGTCCAAGAGCTTCTGGACCCACTCCTTGCGCCTCTCATGTCCCATTTTGATGAAAAAACCTACACTGACAATATCTTGTTGCATCAACCTAGCAGCGCGGACCTGATCTTCGTGGCTCAGACCATCAACCTCCTCTAGTATGTCCAACAATTTCTGTACTCGGGTCATACTTTTGCCATGTGTCATTGTTATGGTAAGGGTCTTGACGGCCTCTGTCATTTTCCCCATTCTATCACCTATGTGATCACTTGGCTTTCCCCTTCTTCCTCGGGATATGCCTGTAGGGGTGCTTTGGCTATTTCTAGACCCATGGGAGGTCTCCATAGGCCCTTTGTGGACCCTCTTTGACCGCTGTTGTAATCCGTCATTGAGATGAAATGGCGCACCACTTACATGTTCATCATCCTCATCTGAAGACAGGCGAACAGTTTCAGTTCCATTGTCATCAGAATCAAGTTCGTCTCTACCGCGGCGTTTGCCGGAAAGAGGAGATGAGTACGCTGTGCTGGCAAATGCGTCGTGAGCACAATCATTACCAAACATATATGCCAAATCATTGTAGCGGTCGATGTGTTTGCCACGCACTCTCTCAACGTATGGATGAGACTGCAAAACAATCATATATGAATATAAGCATGTCTAAAGATAAATCAAGAAATATACATAGTAAAAACTGCACGAAAAAGACATATTAAAGGGCTTTTCGGTTGACAGTAATGATCTCGTTACTTACCAAAATATAGCCTTCCCAAATATCATCTGTTGCCACAAACATTTTCAGGTCCGCATCCCATCCGAAACTGCTGGCATTTAGCATATCCCTAACTGCCCAATATAATTTTTTCAAAGTTCACAAACGGTTGGAAATATGCTTATTCTTTAACTCCACCCCGCATCGGTTGAATATTTCAGTGATGCTTCCCTTATAGACTTCAGGCTTAAAACCAATATCACTCGTACGACCCAAATTGACTTGCTCAACTAATACATCAACCAATGCATTATCCATCGGATCGCTCCATTGAATGCGCGTTGTTTTCTTACTTTCTCTGGTTATTCCAGTACGTGCACTCGGAGACCTGGATGACGGAGCTTTCTGAAGTGTCGGTGAGCTTGTCTTTGTCGGAGTATCGAAGATTTTGCTAGTTGATGCAACAATCTTTTTAGGTGAAACTGTACATTTGGAGGGTGAGGAAGTGTCATTCTTGTCTTTCCCCACTTTGTACGAGCTTCGAAGGAAATTCATATTGGTCTAGGCTACAATAACAGTCAATGGAAATACAATCTCATGATCCAAATTAAAAGAAGTAAATTACATGTTTAAacagatccaagagaataatatGCGTACGTGCTGAAATAATATTGTAAAAAGTCGTCACATATTGTAGAATCCATATAAAGAGTTTGAAATTGTAATGAAAGAAACACCCCAATAGCACACACCAAAGAACAATTTGTCCAAAAATACAGTACTGCTATTACAATAACACCTTAAAACAGTTACTAAAAAAACAGGAAATCAATGATGCTGTCGCGTTCGAGGAAGGCTGTCATTCCACATCCTCTCCACAATATCATCCCTCTTTTTTGTCCATTCATCTCTCGCGCGGTCTGTCACAGTAGATGTTGCGTGCTCCTCCTCTGCAAGAGATTCGTCTATCAGGGATGACGAATTTTCCTCCATACTATCTCCAATATTGTCCACTGTTTCTGGAAATTCATCTTCACCACTAACACGGATGAAGTTGTGCATAACATAGCAAGCAATAACAATTTTTACTTGCGTTTTAAATTTGAATTGTTATGTTATGCACAGTATAAGAAATCGACCTTTTAAAAGACCGAAAAGTATTCAATTACATTTCGTAATTGAGCATGACGATAATTGAAGAGTTCTTTCTTATTAGCAGGCTTCCTCCCAGTACGAAATTCATTCAAATGATATCGTACACCTCGATAAAGTGCCATAAATCCTGGAGAATGGGTATATCCCGCATCGACAAcatagtattttcctacaaaagCAATATTTACATATTAAGCAATAGGCAAATTGCATGCAACATATTTATATAAAACATGCAACAGATATTCTTTACCATGAGGCACAAGGAAACAATCAGGGCGATGAGTTAATACATTTTGCAAAACAAGAGCATCGGATGCAGAACCATCCCAACCCACTAGCACATATATGAATTTTATATCGAAAGTACAGGCTGCCAATACATTCCGGGACAAGAAACCTTTTCGATTTCGAAAGGTTGCACTTGCTTCTTTCGGCAAATAGGCCGGTATGTGGGTGTCATCAAGTGCCCCAATGCAGTCCTACAAGAAACATTAAAGTGaattttaggtttatattatataaataacaATTTACATGTATTATCATTACATATTTTCGTATTGTCTTACCTGAAAATAAGGGTTCCGCATTGGATTATCAGATATCTCTTTCGGTGTATGCAAACATGGAAACTTTACGTATTCCGAATAGAGGCTTATTACAGCATCAAGAACTCTATTGAAATGTCAACTCACGGTTTCACCAAATCATGCAAATCGATTACCGATGACACAGTTTCGCACATTGTGGCTAATAGTATGAAGGAATATGACGACTTGTTCCTCTAAACTGCATCTCCTTATGTCAGACCGCAAATTCCTATCTCTTAACAAAGAACATAGCTTAAAGAACTTATCACGACTCATTCTTAGCTGTGTAAGACAGTCTACGTCGCTCTTCTTTATGATTCCATTTATAAATCTATTTCTACTTATATGACAATCTGGAGGCAACGATTTCATACAGTAACGACGATAATATTCAGCAGCCCCCATAACACATGTAGAGGCTGCAATTGCGGTTAATGCTGCTGCGATTTCTGTTTCATTCTAATCACTATTGGAGGAGTCTGCCCAGCTAGAGTCCTTACTATGAGACCCCATGAGTGAAATGGGTTCTAACCTATAACTTTTTCAAGTTACCCTGTTTTTAGTAATTTAGATAACAGAAAAAATCTCAAATGTACAGCAATGCCAAAACACCATTTATAATAATATTCTTACAAGAATTCTACAAATAGTGTATTTGTTACACAATATACATTTCATTGAAGATAATAATAATCATTCATGGATCAAACATAACAGAAATTAATTTGTATGCTAGTTTATTCAAAATATTAAACAGTAATCGTGCAACGAACATAAGTAATGCAATAATTACAGACGAAATTCAATATTCTCATAGCTACATCATGTTTAACATAAACTGACCAGTATACCACG
Coding sequences:
- the LOC131248874 gene encoding uncharacterized protein LOC131248874, coding for MEELCTIVAMDSSNVSYTICTTCEKTLVTGSTCNSTNDNDVPPFCKFCQDFKTAAAAAFITSSSSRFKRLYRLLLSIAYGNKVVVVICFDKAARVLFGCSADEFFDFEKVNPFAALNAGKILEGEMFQMKLCEPKNGNAQHLRAVSVVPLRSGFRPVIDTLRKLYRVGHSSHQVPQSRSHSPFQTS